The Skermanella pratensis genome has a window encoding:
- a CDS encoding penicillin acylase family protein, which produces MEKFTKRALGACSLLALMVTAATAQTGSPARVTETTYRVAGLTTPAEIIVDRWGVPHLYAENTYDVFFVQGFNAARDRLWQIDLWRKRGLGELARDFGPAYVEQDRMARQLLYRGDMYREWLAYGSDSKRIAQRYTDGVNAFVTLARQNADLLPMEFKLLGYQPSYWLPEDVVRIRSHGLTRNLDSEIERAAVACAADLKTDLMRRTLEVDAETTGWDTKVPEGLDPCAIPPQVAQAYKLGTGSVSFTKEKLAGGQRANLEPGREPEIEPTALGSNNWAIAPEKTTTGRAILANDPHRAHGAPSLRYIAHLNAPGFSVIGAGEPSLPGISIGHNGKIAFGLTIFSIDQEDLYVYDLNPADRSQYNYQGRWEPMTTVSDEIPVKGQSDRKVGLRYTRHGPVLYVDETNNKAYAVRAAWLEPGMAPYFGSIDYMRAENWDEFLGAMNRWGSPSENQVYADADGNIGWKPGGLTPVRPNWDGLLPVPGDGRYEWAGYRDMDELPVEYNPPRNWVGSANQNNLPPGYPNAEKKIGFEWTDPSRFDRISEVLGADRKFGLEDSMALQADTTSIQGRRVTALLDGLQSAEPEVGQALRLLTSWNGVLTADSAAGALYEIWFMKHLRPAVVRATVPKEAVELVDKGGVQSGEPAAIIAVLEQPDQRLGSDPAEARNALLLDTLKPAISELKAKLGPDMQAWRWASLHHGYFEHPLAAVVGTEEKRLLDVGPFPKGGSGFTPNATTYRTSDFRITAGGSFKMVLDVGNWDASRAVNTPGQSGNPNSPHYRDLAPLWQQEQYFPLLYSRKEIEEAAAERIRLIPSN; this is translated from the coding sequence ATGGAGAAGTTCACGAAGCGGGCGCTGGGAGCCTGCTCGCTCCTGGCGCTGATGGTGACGGCCGCCACGGCGCAGACCGGGTCGCCCGCACGGGTGACGGAGACGACATACAGGGTCGCGGGCCTGACCACCCCCGCCGAAATCATCGTCGACCGCTGGGGCGTTCCGCACCTTTATGCGGAAAACACTTACGACGTTTTCTTCGTTCAAGGCTTCAACGCGGCGCGCGACCGGCTCTGGCAGATCGACCTGTGGCGGAAGCGCGGCCTGGGCGAACTCGCCCGCGACTTCGGCCCGGCCTATGTCGAGCAGGACCGGATGGCCCGGCAGTTGCTGTACCGTGGCGACATGTACCGGGAATGGCTGGCGTACGGGTCGGATTCGAAGCGGATCGCCCAGCGGTACACCGACGGGGTGAATGCATTCGTCACCCTGGCGCGGCAGAACGCCGACCTGCTGCCCATGGAGTTCAAGCTTCTGGGATACCAGCCGTCCTACTGGCTGCCGGAAGACGTGGTGCGCATCCGCAGCCACGGCCTCACCCGCAACCTCGACAGCGAGATCGAGCGCGCGGCCGTTGCCTGCGCCGCCGACCTCAAGACCGACCTCATGCGCCGCACCCTGGAGGTCGACGCCGAGACGACGGGTTGGGATACGAAGGTGCCGGAGGGGCTCGATCCCTGTGCGATCCCGCCCCAGGTCGCGCAGGCGTACAAGCTCGGTACCGGAAGCGTAAGCTTTACCAAGGAGAAGCTGGCCGGCGGCCAGCGCGCCAACCTCGAGCCCGGGCGGGAGCCGGAGATCGAGCCGACGGCGCTCGGCAGCAACAACTGGGCGATCGCCCCGGAAAAGACCACGACCGGCAGGGCGATCCTGGCCAACGATCCCCACCGGGCCCACGGGGCGCCCTCGCTGCGTTACATCGCGCACCTGAATGCGCCGGGCTTCAGCGTGATCGGCGCGGGCGAGCCTTCGCTTCCCGGCATCTCGATCGGCCACAACGGCAAGATCGCCTTCGGCCTGACGATCTTCTCGATCGACCAGGAAGACCTCTACGTCTACGACCTGAACCCGGCGGACCGGTCCCAGTACAACTACCAGGGACGATGGGAGCCGATGACGACGGTCTCCGACGAGATCCCGGTCAAGGGGCAGTCCGATCGCAAGGTGGGTCTCCGCTATACCCGGCACGGCCCGGTGCTTTACGTGGACGAGACGAACAACAAGGCCTACGCCGTGCGCGCCGCTTGGCTGGAGCCGGGGATGGCACCTTATTTCGGCAGCATCGACTATATGCGCGCCGAGAACTGGGACGAGTTCCTGGGCGCCATGAACCGCTGGGGCTCCCCGTCGGAGAACCAGGTCTACGCCGACGCCGACGGCAATATCGGCTGGAAGCCGGGCGGGCTGACGCCCGTGCGGCCGAACTGGGACGGGCTGCTGCCGGTGCCGGGCGACGGCCGCTACGAATGGGCCGGCTACCGCGACATGGACGAGTTGCCGGTCGAGTACAATCCGCCGCGCAACTGGGTCGGAAGCGCCAACCAGAACAACCTGCCGCCGGGATATCCCAACGCCGAGAAGAAGATCGGCTTCGAATGGACCGATCCTTCCCGCTTCGACCGGATCAGCGAGGTCCTGGGCGCCGACCGCAAGTTCGGGCTGGAGGACTCCATGGCGCTCCAGGCCGACACGACCTCGATCCAGGGCCGGCGCGTCACCGCGCTGCTCGACGGGCTTCAAAGCGCCGAACCGGAGGTGGGCCAGGCGCTCCGGCTGCTGACGTCCTGGAACGGCGTGCTGACCGCCGACAGCGCCGCCGGCGCGCTCTACGAAATCTGGTTCATGAAGCACCTGCGGCCCGCGGTTGTCCGTGCGACGGTGCCGAAGGAAGCCGTGGAACTGGTCGACAAGGGTGGTGTCCAGAGCGGGGAACCGGCGGCGATCATCGCGGTGCTTGAACAGCCGGACCAGCGGCTCGGCAGCGATCCCGCCGAGGCCCGAAACGCCCTGCTGCTGGACACCTTGAAGCCGGCGATATCGGAACTGAAGGCGAAGCTGGGACCGGACATGCAGGCGTGGCGTTGGGCAAGCCTGCACCACGGCTATTTCGAGCATCCCCTGGCCGCGGTCGTCGGGACGGAGGAGAAGCGCCTGCTGGATGTCGGGCCGTTCCCCAAGGGGGGCAGCGGCTTCACGCCGAACGCCACGACCTATCGGACCAGCGATTTCCGGATCACCGCCGGGGGCTCGTTCAAGATGGTGCTCGACGTCGGCAACTGGGACGCCTCGCGCGCGGTGAACACGCCGGGCCAGTCCGGCAACCCGAACAGCCCCCATTACCGGGATCTCGCTCCGCTCTGGCAGCAGGAACAGTATTTCCCGCTGCTCTACAGCCGCAAGGAGATCGAAGAAGCGGCGGCGGAGCGGATCCGTCTGATCCCGTCCAATTGA
- a CDS encoding M20 aminoacylase family protein, with product MKIDDRIREMHGELTEWRRDLHAHPELGFEEHRTSDFVARKLEEFGLEVHRGIAKTGVVGVLRAGRGGNQAIGLRADMDALPINEANDLPYKSTAPGKMHACGHDGHTTMLLGAARYLAETKRFDGTAYFIFQPAEETAGGGRVMVEEGLMDRFPMAAVYGMHNWPGLPVGSVGAVVGPVMASMDTFEITVTGLGTHAAMPHLGRDPIVAGANLVSTLQTIASRTIAPTDAVVVSVTQFHAGDAFNVIPETVNIRGTVRTLDRDVQAGMEPALRRICEGVAHAHGITMELRYTYGYPVTVNTAAETEFARIVAAQVVGSDQVRTDLAPSMGAEDFAFMLEHRPGCYVWVGNGPTDGNRLLHNPRYDFNDDILPIGVSYWGELVERALPARG from the coding sequence ATGAAGATCGACGACCGCATCAGGGAAATGCACGGCGAACTGACCGAGTGGCGGCGTGACCTTCACGCCCACCCGGAACTGGGTTTCGAAGAGCACCGGACGAGCGACTTCGTCGCCCGAAAGCTGGAAGAGTTCGGCCTGGAGGTCCACAGGGGCATCGCCAAGACGGGCGTGGTCGGCGTGCTGCGGGCAGGGCGCGGCGGCAACCAGGCGATCGGCCTTCGGGCCGACATGGACGCCCTGCCGATCAACGAGGCCAACGACCTGCCGTACAAGTCGACTGCCCCGGGAAAAATGCACGCCTGCGGCCATGACGGCCATACCACCATGCTGCTGGGTGCCGCCCGCTACCTCGCGGAGACCAAGCGGTTCGACGGTACGGCCTACTTCATCTTCCAGCCCGCGGAGGAAACCGCCGGCGGCGGCCGGGTGATGGTCGAGGAGGGGTTGATGGACCGCTTCCCGATGGCGGCCGTCTATGGGATGCACAATTGGCCCGGCCTGCCGGTCGGGAGCGTCGGCGCCGTGGTCGGTCCGGTCATGGCGTCGATGGACACCTTCGAGATCACCGTGACCGGCCTGGGTACCCATGCCGCCATGCCGCACCTGGGAAGGGACCCGATCGTGGCGGGCGCCAACCTGGTCTCGACCCTCCAGACGATCGCCAGCAGGACGATCGCCCCGACCGACGCCGTGGTGGTCAGCGTGACCCAGTTCCACGCCGGGGACGCCTTCAACGTCATCCCGGAGACGGTGAACATCCGCGGCACGGTCCGCACCCTCGACCGTGACGTCCAGGCGGGCATGGAGCCGGCGCTGCGCCGGATCTGCGAGGGGGTGGCCCATGCCCACGGCATCACCATGGAACTGCGATACACCTACGGATATCCGGTGACGGTCAACACGGCGGCGGAGACCGAGTTCGCCCGGATCGTCGCGGCGCAGGTGGTCGGGTCGGACCAGGTCCGGACCGACCTGGCGCCCAGCATGGGCGCCGAGGATTTCGCCTTCATGCTGGAGCATCGCCCCGGCTGCTATGTCTGGGTGGGCAACGGGCCGACCGACGGCAACCGGCTGCTCCATAATCCCCGTTACGACTTCAACGACGACATCCTGCCGATCGGGGTCTCCTACTGGGGCGAACTGGTCGAACGCGCCCTTCCGGCGCGCGGCTGA
- a CDS encoding sodium:solute symporter family protein — protein sequence MERWMIALLAMGVYLVFAFLIGLLAGRGRSFWSVSEYTVADRGLGLVLMWFLMGGTVFSAFAFLGGPGWAYSKGAASFYILAYTCLGLLPWYLIGPKVARIGERKNFYTMGDFLGDRYRSRAIQVLVGIISVLAFIQYLTLQIKGMAYVFNVLTEDAIPIWLGALISYGIVIVYVATSGVRGAAWSDVLQGILMLVVAWVVGFTLVYQFHDGIGAMFRGIAESRPGFLTIGGEGSAMSPMAYTTILLVSVIGFIMWPHLFTKSFTTTEKKIKQTVLVYPLFAIFLVPILFIGFSAVGIVDPSELSGPDTILPHLVTSELGASGLVYGLIGAGALAAAMSSADAITHGGSVSFGRDIIQPLKPDLSERAQIWVMRLSVVAIGTVAYYLSIFGAAGLVQLLVGAYGSIVQFAPAVYGALWWRRGTAPGVIAGLVGGIVVNYYFQLVQPATPLDINAGILGLIVNVVLFIGISMMTQPDEAAAEDYVEA from the coding sequence ATGGAACGGTGGATGATCGCATTGCTGGCGATGGGCGTTTATCTCGTCTTCGCCTTCCTGATCGGGTTGCTGGCGGGCCGGGGCCGGTCCTTCTGGTCGGTGTCGGAATACACCGTCGCCGACCGCGGCCTCGGGCTCGTGCTGATGTGGTTCCTGATGGGCGGGACTGTGTTCAGCGCCTTCGCCTTTCTGGGTGGGCCGGGCTGGGCCTATTCCAAGGGGGCGGCGTCCTTCTACATCCTGGCCTACACGTGCCTCGGCCTGCTGCCCTGGTATCTGATCGGGCCTAAGGTGGCCCGCATCGGCGAGCGCAAGAACTTCTACACCATGGGCGATTTCCTCGGCGACCGGTACCGGTCGAGGGCCATCCAGGTCCTCGTGGGGATCATCTCCGTGCTGGCCTTCATCCAGTATCTCACTTTGCAAATCAAGGGGATGGCTTACGTCTTCAATGTATTGACTGAAGATGCGATCCCGATCTGGCTCGGTGCGCTGATCTCCTACGGGATCGTCATCGTCTATGTCGCGACCAGCGGCGTGCGGGGTGCCGCATGGAGCGACGTGCTGCAGGGGATCCTGATGCTGGTTGTCGCCTGGGTCGTCGGGTTCACCCTGGTCTACCAGTTCCACGACGGTATCGGCGCGATGTTCCGTGGGATCGCCGAGAGCCGTCCCGGCTTCCTGACGATCGGCGGCGAAGGGTCGGCGATGTCGCCCATGGCCTATACCACCATCCTGCTGGTCTCGGTGATCGGCTTCATCATGTGGCCGCACCTGTTCACCAAATCCTTCACGACGACCGAGAAGAAGATCAAGCAGACCGTGCTGGTCTATCCGCTGTTCGCGATCTTCCTGGTGCCGATCCTGTTCATCGGCTTCTCCGCCGTGGGCATCGTCGATCCGTCGGAACTGTCCGGCCCGGACACGATCCTGCCCCATCTGGTGACCAGCGAACTGGGGGCGAGCGGGCTGGTGTACGGCCTGATCGGAGCCGGCGCGCTGGCCGCGGCGATGTCGTCGGCGGACGCGATTACCCATGGCGGATCAGTGTCTTTCGGCCGGGACATCATCCAGCCTCTCAAGCCCGATCTGTCCGAGCGGGCGCAGATCTGGGTCATGCGCCTGTCGGTCGTGGCGATCGGGACGGTTGCCTATTACCTGTCCATCTTCGGGGCCGCCGGGCTGGTGCAGCTTCTGGTCGGCGCGTACGGGTCGATTGTCCAGTTCGCGCCGGCCGTCTACGGCGCCCTATGGTGGCGGCGCGGCACGGCGCCGGGCGTGATCGCCGGTTTGGTCGGCGGCATCGTGGTCAATTACTACTTTCAGCTCGTCCAGCCCGCGACGCCGCTGGACATCAATGCCGGGATCCTGGGCCTCATCGTCAACGTCGTCCTCTTCATCGGAATCAGCATGATGACGCAGCCGGACGAGGCTGCGGCCGAAGACTACGTCGAGGCCTGA